From a single Sediminibacterium sp. KACHI17 genomic region:
- a CDS encoding enoyl-CoA hydratase/isomerase family protein, giving the protein MIEEIKEGYVKVEREHGIATIEFYHPQRNSLPGKILDALAKAIHSEGLNHETKVIVLRSAGEKVFCSGASFDELSSITDEATGSKFFNGFAHVINAMRTVPQLIIARIQGKCVGGGVGIAAAADYAIAVEGADVKLSELAVGIGPFVVGPAVERKIGTSAFSQLAIDASMWRPADWARRKGLFAELHADVAGMDDSITRMTTTLSNSSPEAMHEMKKIFWAGTEHWDELLKERAKISGRLILSEYSKKAIAKFKEKQS; this is encoded by the coding sequence ATGATCGAAGAAATTAAAGAGGGTTATGTAAAAGTGGAACGTGAGCATGGTATTGCTACTATTGAGTTTTATCATCCGCAACGCAACTCGCTACCCGGAAAGATCCTGGATGCACTTGCAAAAGCAATTCATAGTGAAGGATTGAATCATGAAACGAAAGTGATTGTACTTCGATCTGCGGGAGAAAAAGTGTTTTGTTCTGGCGCTTCTTTTGATGAGCTTTCATCGATCACAGATGAAGCAACCGGATCAAAATTCTTCAATGGTTTTGCTCACGTCATCAATGCGATGAGAACAGTTCCTCAATTGATCATTGCTCGAATTCAGGGAAAGTGTGTGGGTGGAGGTGTAGGTATTGCGGCAGCAGCAGACTATGCAATAGCTGTGGAAGGTGCAGACGTTAAACTAAGTGAACTTGCAGTAGGGATAGGTCCTTTTGTAGTAGGGCCAGCTGTGGAAAGAAAGATCGGCACTTCGGCATTTTCCCAATTAGCCATTGACGCATCGATGTGGAGGCCGGCAGATTGGGCCAGACGAAAAGGATTGTTTGCTGAATTACATGCAGATGTAGCGGGCATGGATGATTCTATAACCAGAATGACAACCACACTATCTAATTCCAGTCCTGAGGCTATGCACGAAATGAAGAAAATATTTTGGGCGGGTACCGAGCATTGGGATGAGTTGTTGAAAGAGCGTGCTAAGATCAGTGGACGATTGATCTTGAGCGAATACAGTAAAAAAGCGATCGCAAAGTTTAAGGAAAAACAATCATGA
- a CDS encoding HlyD family efflux transporter periplasmic adaptor subunit, whose translation MSKYLTCEPEKELEKNELPSFRNIYHINRTSRVRKWLWGSLILVVLVMFLPWTQNIRARGLITTLKQEQRPQELNSIIGGRVEKWYVKEGDFVQKGDTILQLGEVKVEYFDPALLERTGLQIDAKQNAAEGYQNKALTASQQVVALEEGRELKLSQIDIKLKQQQLKVESDSMDLGAVQNELAVAKRQIDAAKAMLDSGVISLVDFERRKIAFQNATAKRIGAENKYLQSKQELTALRIEKNTVIQDYTDKIAKARGDQFSAMSDKASSDAEVAKLKNAYSNYDMRNKLYYVTAPQSGQITKARKAGIGEILKEGDMIVEIVPDNIQYAVELFVEPMDMPLLSKGQKIRFVFDGFPAIVFSGWPASSYGTFGGLVTAIENSVSTNGKFRVLVTEDPSDKAWPKLLRIGGGANGIALLKDVSVGYELWRNINGFPPEYYQPATSTTTTKNKESAK comes from the coding sequence ATGAGCAAATACCTGACTTGTGAACCTGAAAAAGAGCTAGAAAAAAACGAACTACCCTCGTTTCGTAATATTTATCATATCAACCGTACCAGCAGAGTGCGTAAGTGGTTATGGGGGTCATTGATATTGGTAGTACTTGTGATGTTTCTTCCATGGACACAAAATATTCGTGCGCGCGGATTGATCACAACACTTAAGCAAGAACAAAGACCTCAGGAGTTAAACTCAATCATTGGTGGTCGCGTTGAAAAATGGTATGTAAAAGAAGGTGACTTTGTACAAAAAGGGGATACTATTTTACAACTGGGAGAGGTAAAAGTTGAATATTTCGATCCTGCATTATTGGAAAGAACAGGATTACAGATCGACGCCAAACAAAATGCAGCAGAAGGATATCAGAACAAAGCACTCACTGCTTCACAACAAGTAGTAGCATTAGAAGAGGGTAGAGAACTGAAGCTTTCACAAATAGATATCAAACTCAAACAACAACAACTCAAAGTAGAGAGCGATAGCATGGATCTGGGTGCGGTACAAAATGAATTAGCCGTTGCTAAAAGACAGATTGATGCTGCCAAAGCCATGCTCGATAGTGGCGTTATTTCATTGGTTGATTTTGAAAGACGAAAAATTGCATTTCAAAATGCTACAGCCAAAAGAATCGGTGCAGAAAATAAATACCTGCAATCAAAACAAGAGCTTACTGCCTTAAGGATCGAGAAAAACACGGTGATACAGGATTATACTGATAAGATCGCAAAAGCAAGAGGTGATCAGTTCAGTGCCATGTCAGATAAAGCTTCCAGTGATGCAGAGGTAGCAAAATTGAAAAACGCCTACTCAAACTATGATATGCGTAACAAGCTATACTATGTTACTGCACCTCAAAGTGGACAAATCACAAAAGCCAGAAAAGCGGGTATTGGCGAAATATTGAAAGAAGGAGATATGATCGTCGAGATCGTTCCAGATAATATTCAATATGCAGTTGAATTGTTTGTAGAGCCAATGGATATGCCACTTTTATCGAAAGGACAGAAAATACGTTTTGTATTTGACGGTTTTCCTGCTATCGTCTTTAGTGGATGGCCTGCAAGTTCGTATGGAACTTTCGGAGGATTGGTTACTGCTATTGAAAATTCAGTAAGTACCAATGGTAAATTCAGGGTATTGGTAACTGAAGATCCTTCTGATAAAGCATGGCCTAAGCTTTTGAGAATAGGTGGAGGAGCCAACGGGATTGCATTGTTGAAAGATGTTTCTGTTGGTTATGAATTATGGCGAAATATCAATGGATTCCCGCCAGAGTATTATCAACCGGCTACCAGTACCACTACAACAAAGAATAAAGAGTCAGCGAAATAA
- a CDS encoding TolC family protein: MKGIVFILGLVFTLQSTAQVLNADAFIKLVRNNHPIAKQALIGIRKAEADLLSAKGGFDPLIGMDASRKTFDGKNYYFYTNPEVKIPTWIGADIKAGIENNGGQFLARETTAGQTSYLGIEMPIAKGLLLDKRRATLQQARIYRDMSEQEQLNALNNLLFDAYQIYWQWAGSYQLYNIYSKFVSIAQDRFRLVKIAFENGDRATIDTIEALTQLQQFQLVQNEALLRLTNTTLELSNYLWDEQDSVYLLPPRVVPDTLQFMQYAQLPAENEILQQALTINPSIRSYDFKLNALEVDRRLKQQNLLPTINLKANLLNSGYNVFKGWNSALFQNNYLWGIDVKFPIFLREGRGDYKKSVLKIKETNYELSLKRREVENKVRSYLNETTQLEQQLVIAQSAYKNFQSLLNAEYLRFRNGESSLFLVNTRENKVIETAEKMISLRIKYLKSRYAIDWASGLLR, encoded by the coding sequence ATGAAAGGAATTGTATTCATTTTAGGATTGGTTTTCACGCTTCAAAGTACAGCGCAGGTATTGAATGCGGATGCATTCATCAAATTGGTGCGTAACAATCATCCGATCGCTAAACAGGCATTGATCGGAATTCGTAAGGCAGAAGCTGATCTCTTAAGTGCCAAAGGCGGATTTGATCCATTGATCGGTATGGATGCCAGCAGAAAAACATTTGATGGTAAGAACTACTATTTCTATACCAATCCTGAAGTGAAAATTCCTACCTGGATCGGTGCTGATATCAAAGCCGGTATTGAAAATAATGGCGGTCAGTTTTTGGCGAGAGAAACAACTGCCGGACAAACCAGTTATCTCGGAATTGAAATGCCGATTGCAAAAGGATTGTTGTTGGATAAAAGAAGAGCCACACTTCAGCAAGCGCGTATCTATCGTGATATGAGCGAGCAAGAACAATTGAATGCGCTAAACAATCTATTATTCGACGCTTACCAGATCTATTGGCAATGGGCCGGTTCTTATCAGTTGTACAATATCTATTCAAAATTTGTAAGTATTGCGCAGGACCGTTTTCGTTTAGTAAAGATCGCTTTTGAAAATGGCGACAGAGCTACCATTGATACTATCGAAGCTTTAACGCAACTCCAGCAATTTCAGCTGGTACAAAATGAAGCGCTCTTGCGATTGACCAATACGACACTGGAATTATCAAACTATTTATGGGATGAACAAGACAGCGTTTATTTATTACCACCCAGAGTTGTACCTGATACTTTGCAGTTCATGCAATACGCACAGCTTCCTGCAGAAAATGAAATTCTCCAACAGGCACTTACGATCAACCCTTCTATCAGATCGTATGATTTTAAATTGAATGCACTGGAAGTTGATCGAAGACTCAAGCAACAAAATCTACTGCCTACCATCAACCTGAAAGCCAATCTGCTTAACAGCGGATACAATGTTTTTAAGGGCTGGAATAGTGCATTGTTTCAAAACAACTATTTGTGGGGCATTGATGTCAAATTTCCGATCTTCTTGAGAGAAGGAAGGGGAGACTATAAGAAGTCTGTATTGAAGATCAAAGAAACCAATTATGAGCTTTCATTGAAAAGAAGAGAAGTTGAAAACAAAGTAAGATCTTATCTAAATGAAACAACACAGCTTGAACAACAGCTTGTCATTGCTCAGAGTGCTTATAAGAATTTTCAAAGCTTACTAAATGCAGAGTATCTAAGGTTTCGTAATGGTGAGAGCTCATTGTTTCTTGTAAATACACGAGAAAATAAAGTGATCGAGACAGCTGAAAAAATGATCTCACTTCGTATCAAGTATCTCAAATCACGTTACGCAATTGATTGGGCTTCGGGATTATTACGCTGA
- a CDS encoding DUF3667 domain-containing protein: protein MSNCLNCNAALTATQKFCGECGQKTALKRVNLHDVLHDAVHYFTHADKGIFTLLKSLVLQPGLVAKEYVEGKRKKHFPPLNFFLIVAAVYLILGSITTKYGNTALQKRYRSNNYASAQQITKPDALKQAEGIKRMEKMVKIGRFFSKYSNYVAMFAAPLISLLIWLLYFKGRYNFTEHLVANLYLIGFTNLFRCMIISPIAILFSIPTENRSLQFGFMLFEVVYRTFFYYRFMGEYNLAGKVKAFLVAAGTAIFWSALIAAIFYFYIVWG from the coding sequence ATGTCCAACTGCTTAAACTGTAACGCTGCTCTTACCGCTACACAAAAATTTTGTGGCGAGTGTGGTCAAAAGACTGCATTGAAGCGCGTGAATTTACATGATGTCTTACATGATGCTGTTCACTATTTCACACATGCCGATAAAGGTATTTTTACCTTACTGAAATCACTTGTGCTACAACCCGGATTAGTAGCCAAAGAATATGTTGAAGGGAAAAGAAAGAAACATTTCCCGCCCTTGAACTTCTTCTTGATCGTAGCTGCGGTCTATCTGATCTTAGGAAGTATTACAACAAAATATGGCAATACAGCTCTTCAAAAAAGATATCGCAGTAATAATTATGCATCTGCACAGCAAATAACAAAGCCCGATGCTTTAAAGCAAGCAGAAGGTATCAAGCGGATGGAAAAAATGGTTAAAATTGGTCGCTTTTTTTCCAAGTATTCCAATTACGTAGCCATGTTTGCTGCGCCACTGATCAGTTTACTGATTTGGCTCTTATACTTCAAAGGCCGATATAACTTTACAGAGCATCTTGTTGCTAACTTATACCTCATCGGCTTCACGAATCTGTTTCGATGTATGATCATTTCTCCAATTGCAATACTCTTCAGTATCCCAACTGAAAACAGAAGCCTGCAATTCGGATTTATGCTATTCGAAGTTGTATACAGGACCTTTTTCTACTACCGCTTTATGGGCGAGTACAACCTGGCAGGGAAAGTCAAAGCTTTCTTAGTTGCTGCAGGTACCGCCATATTCTGGAGTGCATTGATAGCTGCTATCTTTTACTTTTACATTGTTTGGGGTTAA
- the paaZ gene encoding phenylacetic acid degradation bifunctional protein PaaZ — MAKLENFILGRWITGDGEGQPLFNAVTGEQIATASTKGIDFKDILRYARTTGNPALRKMSFHERGLMLKNLALYLRNHLDKFYQISYQTGATKADSWVDIEGGIGNLFSYASLRRKFPDESYCLDGEHHVLGKANTFMGHHLLVPKEGVAVHINAFNFPVWGMLEKIAVNLLAGMPAVVKPATVTSFLTEAVVREIIASGILPDGALQLVCGSAGDMLQHVTEQDVVTFTGSASTGLMLKSTPSILSQNVPFTMEADSLNCIVLGNDVTPDMPEWDIFLKEVRKEITTKCGQKCTAIRRIFVPADKIEDVQIALGKYLSQTTIGNPLNEKVRMGSLAGESQRAEVRAQVQKLLASSQLIYGSLDSVQVIDADAQKGAFMSPLLLLNEHPFQSKEVHEIEAFGPVSTLMPYDHLEDAIQLAKMGKGSLVSSIVTADKKIAKSYVLGAGMYHGRILVLNGDCAKESTGHGSPLPLLVHGGPGRAGGGEEMGGIRGVKHYMQRVAIQGSPDMITAISNIYQPGAKGNTGGIHPFKKYFDELQIGDQLLTEKRLITAEDIDQFADLSGDHFYAHLRDTDFSGTMFERQVAHGYLIMSLAAGLFVSSYDKNPVLLNYGIDELRFTKPVYPGSEIQVRFTCKEKTRQEKKEPTDIDKGIVKWLVEIMDETGEITGVATILTMVERKS; from the coding sequence ATGGCTAAGCTTGAAAATTTTATTCTGGGACGATGGATCACCGGAGATGGGGAAGGACAACCCTTGTTTAATGCAGTTACGGGCGAACAGATCGCTACCGCTTCTACTAAAGGAATCGACTTTAAAGATATTTTACGATATGCCAGAACAACCGGCAATCCTGCACTCCGAAAAATGAGTTTTCATGAGCGCGGGTTGATGCTGAAAAATCTGGCACTATACCTACGCAATCATCTGGATAAATTTTATCAGATCAGCTATCAGACAGGGGCAACCAAAGCCGATAGCTGGGTAGATATTGAAGGTGGAATTGGAAATCTATTTTCTTATGCCTCACTCAGAAGAAAGTTCCCTGATGAATCATATTGTCTTGATGGAGAACATCATGTGCTGGGTAAAGCCAATACATTCATGGGTCATCACTTACTGGTACCCAAAGAAGGTGTAGCTGTTCATATCAATGCATTCAATTTTCCGGTATGGGGTATGCTTGAAAAAATTGCGGTGAATCTGCTGGCCGGAATGCCGGCAGTTGTTAAACCTGCAACAGTTACCTCTTTTCTAACAGAAGCAGTGGTCCGCGAGATCATTGCTTCGGGTATTCTCCCTGATGGGGCATTACAACTGGTGTGTGGAAGTGCAGGCGATATGTTACAGCATGTTACCGAACAAGATGTGGTAACATTTACAGGTTCTGCTTCTACAGGGCTGATGTTGAAATCAACGCCATCTATTCTATCGCAAAACGTACCCTTTACGATGGAGGCAGATTCATTGAATTGTATCGTTTTAGGGAATGATGTAACTCCCGATATGCCAGAGTGGGATATCTTTCTGAAAGAGGTCAGAAAAGAAATAACGACCAAGTGCGGACAAAAATGTACAGCTATCCGTAGAATTTTTGTGCCTGCAGATAAGATCGAAGATGTACAGATCGCACTAGGTAAATATTTATCACAAACAACGATCGGTAATCCATTGAATGAAAAAGTAAGAATGGGATCGTTGGCAGGTGAATCGCAACGCGCAGAAGTAAGAGCACAAGTTCAAAAATTATTGGCTTCTTCACAACTGATCTACGGATCATTAGATAGTGTACAAGTCATTGATGCAGATGCGCAGAAAGGAGCATTCATGAGTCCCTTGCTATTACTGAATGAACATCCATTTCAGTCCAAAGAAGTACATGAGATCGAAGCATTTGGTCCGGTTTCAACACTCATGCCTTATGACCATTTAGAAGATGCAATACAACTCGCTAAAATGGGTAAGGGGTCTTTGGTGAGTTCAATCGTTACTGCCGATAAAAAAATTGCTAAATCCTATGTCTTAGGAGCGGGTATGTATCATGGACGTATCCTAGTGTTGAATGGTGATTGTGCCAAAGAGAGTACCGGACATGGTTCGCCGTTGCCATTATTGGTGCATGGGGGTCCGGGCAGAGCCGGAGGTGGTGAGGAAATGGGTGGAATCCGGGGTGTGAAACATTATATGCAGCGAGTAGCTATCCAGGGCTCTCCGGATATGATCACTGCGATCAGCAATATTTATCAGCCTGGTGCGAAGGGAAATACCGGAGGGATACATCCTTTCAAAAAGTATTTTGATGAATTACAAATAGGAGATCAGTTATTGACTGAAAAAAGACTGATCACCGCAGAAGATATCGATCAGTTTGCTGATCTAAGTGGGGATCATTTTTATGCGCATTTAAGAGATACTGATTTTTCAGGTACAATGTTCGAGAGACAAGTTGCACATGGTTATCTGATCATGAGTTTAGCAGCCGGACTCTTTGTAAGCAGTTATGATAAAAATCCGGTATTACTGAATTATGGTATTGATGAGTTGCGATTTACAAAGCCCGTATATCCAGGATCAGAGATACAGGTTCGTTTTACTTGTAAAGAGAAAACAAGGCAAGAAAAAAAGGAACCTACGGATATTGATAAAGGAATTGTGAAATGGCTGGTAGAGATCATGGATGAAACCGGTGAGATCACCGGAGTTGCTACTATTTTGACGATGGTGGAAAGAAAAAGCTAA
- a CDS encoding GAF domain-containing sensor histidine kinase, producing MPAPLPEKEMQRVIELSEFDLDYSSLQENFKDLAKLAAKVAGTNISLVNMIDSFTQWTVSNFGLEIEQMPREDSVCQYTIVSDQFFEVKDLSADDRFKDKFYVKDDPNLRYYFGVPLQTSDGLPLGALCVLDTIGKEVSPEKVEMLKIIADEIVNRLMVIRVINGLKNRVKEAKETQKKIAHDIRGPLSGIVGLAQLISEQGNDNKLEDVLQLVSMIQKGGHSLLELADEILSAEKKIDNPSHEAGANEYNLLSFKEKIEKLFAPQAANKNITFRVVTDSKTEDIPFSKNKLLQITGNLISNAIKFTPLNGQVTVQLSIVISRTKKLSIKVTDTGSGMDQDTIHQILYGEQESTEGTSGEKGYGFGLMLVKHLIIKLNGSLNIESEPNKGTTFSIELPIV from the coding sequence ATGCCGGCCCCATTACCAGAAAAAGAAATGCAACGCGTGATTGAATTATCTGAATTCGATCTGGATTATTCATCGTTACAAGAAAATTTTAAAGATTTAGCCAAGCTTGCAGCTAAAGTAGCAGGTACCAATATCTCATTGGTGAATATGATTGATTCGTTCACACAGTGGACTGTCTCTAATTTCGGACTAGAGATTGAGCAAATGCCAAGGGAGGATTCTGTTTGTCAATATACGATTGTATCAGATCAGTTCTTTGAAGTAAAAGATCTGTCTGCTGATGATCGCTTCAAGGATAAGTTTTATGTAAAGGATGATCCAAACCTCCGCTATTATTTTGGCGTGCCATTGCAAACGAGTGATGGACTTCCATTGGGGGCCTTGTGTGTATTGGATACGATCGGTAAAGAAGTTAGCCCCGAAAAGGTAGAAATGCTGAAGATCATTGCTGATGAAATTGTGAATCGACTCATGGTAATTCGGGTAATCAATGGCTTAAAGAACCGAGTGAAAGAAGCAAAAGAGACTCAGAAAAAAATTGCACATGATATCAGAGGTCCATTGTCCGGTATCGTAGGTTTGGCACAGTTGATTAGCGAACAAGGAAATGATAATAAGCTGGAAGATGTATTGCAATTGGTGTCCATGATCCAGAAAGGCGGCCACTCTTTATTGGAATTGGCTGATGAGATATTAAGTGCCGAAAAGAAGATAGATAATCCTTCTCATGAAGCAGGGGCTAATGAATATAACCTGCTTAGCTTTAAAGAAAAGATCGAAAAGTTGTTCGCACCGCAGGCGGCAAATAAGAATATCACATTCCGAGTGGTTACAGATAGCAAAACAGAAGACATTCCTTTTTCGAAAAACAAATTATTACAGATCACCGGTAACCTCATTTCAAATGCCATCAAATTCACACCGTTAAACGGTCAGGTTACTGTTCAATTATCGATTGTTATAAGCAGGACCAAAAAATTATCGATCAAAGTCACAGATACCGGATCGGGGATGGATCAGGATACAATTCATCAAATATTATACGGAGAACAAGAATCAACCGAAGGTACTTCCGGTGAAAAGGGATATGGCTTTGGTCTAATGTTGGTCAAACACCTGATCATTAAGTTGAACGGATCACTGAATATTGAATCAGAACCTAATAAGGGAACTACATTCAGTATTGAATTGCCTATCGTGTAA
- a CDS encoding DUF1569 domain-containing protein yields MDQQKALYIRTSFPESVAHLSADTEALWGKMSVQQMVEHVTGFFKVSTNELHFPLVTPEEHLPKFKEFLLSDKQFRENTKAPVLPEEPLPVTTPDLSTAILHLKAAIEKFFQFYELHPDLKIAHPVFGPLNFEEWILLHYKHVTHHARQFGLLPR; encoded by the coding sequence ATGGATCAGCAGAAAGCCTTGTATATCAGAACCTCTTTTCCTGAATCGGTGGCGCATTTATCAGCAGATACCGAAGCTCTCTGGGGGAAAATGAGTGTTCAGCAAATGGTAGAACATGTTACCGGGTTCTTCAAAGTATCCACCAATGAGCTGCATTTCCCATTGGTTACACCAGAAGAACACTTGCCAAAATTCAAAGAGTTTCTTTTAAGCGATAAGCAGTTTCGAGAAAATACAAAAGCTCCGGTATTACCTGAAGAGCCCTTACCTGTTACAACACCGGATCTTTCAACGGCCATTTTACACCTGAAAGCAGCAATCGAAAAGTTTTTCCAATTTTATGAACTTCATCCGGATCTGAAAATCGCACATCCTGTATTTGGTCCACTCAATTTTGAAGAATGGATACTCTTGCATTATAAACATGTCACTCACCATGCCAGACAGTTTGGTTTGTTACCGCGTTAA
- a CDS encoding ABC transporter ATP-binding protein, with translation MAKEANSSPAGAARKFFALLNLDRKDVSAVYAFAILAGLVQLSLPLGIQTIISFVMAGSISTSIVVLIVLVVAGVFLYGLLQVRQMQIIEKIKQKIFTRYSFEFADRIPKLNIEKLDNYYLPELVNRFFDTISLQKGIEKILLDIPTALIQIVFGIVLLSFYHPVFIGFGSVLLLLLYIILRNTLPNGFSASMQASDFKYKTASWLEEISRSIKSFKYSRGTSLNVEKTDILVTSYLNSRTTYFNILLAQFWSLIGFKVIITAAMLIVGVVLLVDQQINIGQFIAADIVIITVMNSIEKLIINLDNVYDALTSIEKMDKVTGAETEKSGTELISKTGEAIRVRFSNVSFRYPDGGNVLQNVNFVLNPGEKLCIMGNSGSGKSTALRLLTGAFRNFEGSVLINDIPIGNYNVGSLRASTGILLSQQDIFQGTLWENITMGNKDISIAEITDTLKLCGLSDFLESLPDGLDTSLDPTGKRLPMKIRQGILLARALVGHRKLVLLEDPFHGLEEKNKQEVLSFLRNDTESTIIITSTDSEVAKNCDKVLYLNRGVAESFGSWDAVSNQLNA, from the coding sequence ATGGCCAAAGAGGCAAACAGCTCACCAGCGGGTGCAGCACGGAAATTTTTTGCATTGTTGAATCTGGACAGGAAGGACGTTTCTGCCGTATACGCATTCGCCATCCTTGCCGGATTGGTTCAGCTATCACTTCCTTTAGGAATTCAAACCATTATCAGTTTCGTAATGGCTGGATCTATTTCCACATCCATTGTGGTATTGATTGTTTTAGTAGTGGCGGGTGTTTTTCTGTATGGTCTGCTCCAGGTAAGACAAATGCAGATCATTGAAAAAATCAAGCAAAAAATATTTACGCGCTACTCTTTTGAATTTGCTGATCGTATCCCTAAACTCAATATTGAAAAACTCGATAACTACTACCTGCCGGAACTGGTCAATCGTTTCTTTGATACCATCTCTCTGCAAAAAGGTATTGAGAAGATATTGCTGGATATCCCTACAGCACTGATACAAATCGTATTTGGTATCGTATTACTCTCATTCTATCATCCTGTATTCATTGGCTTTGGATCTGTATTGCTGCTGTTGTTGTATATCATTTTACGCAACACACTTCCCAATGGATTTTCAGCAAGTATGCAGGCCAGTGACTTCAAATACAAAACCGCTTCTTGGCTGGAAGAAATTTCCAGATCAATCAAATCATTCAAGTATTCACGTGGTACTTCTCTCAACGTAGAAAAAACGGACATCCTTGTTACAAGTTATCTCAACTCAAGAACAACATACTTTAATATCTTATTGGCCCAGTTCTGGAGTCTGATTGGATTTAAAGTGATCATCACCGCTGCTATGTTAATCGTAGGTGTGGTACTCTTGGTTGATCAACAAATCAATATCGGTCAGTTCATAGCTGCAGATATTGTGATCATCACTGTTATGAACTCCATCGAAAAACTGATCATCAATCTCGATAATGTTTATGACGCATTAACATCTATCGAAAAGATGGATAAGGTAACGGGTGCAGAAACTGAAAAATCAGGCACAGAACTGATCAGTAAAACCGGAGAAGCTATTCGTGTACGTTTTTCCAATGTGAGTTTCCGTTATCCTGATGGTGGGAATGTTTTACAAAACGTAAACTTCGTTTTGAATCCGGGAGAGAAACTATGTATCATGGGTAATTCCGGATCAGGAAAATCTACTGCACTCCGATTATTGACTGGCGCTTTCAGAAATTTTGAAGGCAGCGTTCTCATCAATGATATTCCTATCGGCAACTACAACGTTGGATCTCTAAGAGCGTCCACTGGTATTTTATTGAGCCAGCAGGATATCTTCCAGGGCACTTTATGGGAAAACATCACCATGGGTAATAAAGACATCTCTATCGCAGAGATCACAGATACATTGAAGCTTTGCGGACTCAGTGATTTTCTGGAATCATTACCTGATGGACTTGATACATCATTAGATCCTACCGGAAAAAGATTACCGATGAAGATCCGACAAGGGATCTTATTAGCGCGGGCATTGGTAGGACATAGAAAACTAGTGTTATTGGAAGATCCTTTTCACGGTTTGGAAGAAAAAAATAAACAAGAAGTATTGTCTTTCTTGAGAAATGATACTGAATCAACCATCATTATCACATCTACAGACAGTGAAGTAGCAAAGAATTGTGATAAAGTGCTTTACCTGAATCGCGGAGTTGCTGAATCTTTTGGCAGCTGGGATGCGGTGTCTAATCAACTTAATGCATAA
- a CDS encoding DNA-3-methyladenine glycosylase 2 family protein has protein sequence MTAGSRFNEKDLVVICGRLSEKDPHLLQILENYGYPPFWSREPSFATLIHIILEQQVSLASAKAAFVKLKSFIGEIQPEKIMKLTDEELKMCYFSRQKTVYARCLAQAFIEGSITIEQLTNSSDEQIRAALTRIKGIGHWTVDVFLMMCLHSTDLFPFGDIALINSLKYVKQLPADTNKEELLAITESWKPYRTIASFMLWHAYIRRKNIVFESA, from the coding sequence ATGACAGCAGGATCAAGGTTTAATGAAAAAGACCTTGTAGTGATTTGTGGTCGATTATCTGAAAAAGACCCACATTTATTACAGATACTGGAGAACTATGGATATCCTCCATTTTGGAGTAGAGAACCTTCATTTGCTACATTGATACATATTATCCTGGAACAGCAAGTCTCCTTAGCTTCAGCGAAGGCAGCATTTGTGAAGCTGAAAAGTTTTATCGGTGAAATTCAACCCGAGAAAATCATGAAACTGACAGATGAAGAACTAAAAATGTGTTATTTCAGCAGACAAAAAACAGTATATGCACGTTGTTTAGCCCAGGCTTTTATTGAGGGGTCTATTACTATCGAGCAGCTTACGAATTCTTCTGATGAACAAATTCGAGCTGCACTCACCCGTATCAAGGGTATTGGTCATTGGACAGTAGATGTTTTTTTGATGATGTGCTTGCACAGTACTGACCTCTTTCCTTTTGGAGACATTGCTCTGATAAATAGTTTAAAGTATGTCAAACAATTACCTGCTGATACGAATAAAGAAGAACTGCTAGCAATAACAGAATCATGGAAGCCTTATAGAACGATTGCCTCATTCATGTTATGGCATGCGTATATCCGTCGGAAAAATATTGTTTTTGAATCAGCGTAA